A window from Pangasianodon hypophthalmus isolate fPanHyp1 chromosome 16, fPanHyp1.pri, whole genome shotgun sequence encodes these proteins:
- the hoxc12a gene encoding homeobox protein Hox-C12a has product MGEHNLLNPGFVGPLVNIHTGDTFYFPNFRASGGQLAGLPSLSYPRRDNVCSLPWNPSESCNGYPQSYFGSPLSINPSFNRSCAETARPDEKCYYGGSGGNREACSDGTVSLKREERTSVSSDHGVHNGMGNSSTYTKYDYGTEHLTPNPPSCQSLESDSSSSVLNDGGKSSASDTQTLISPSNHTSNISTGGGAPWYPMHTRTRKKRKPYSKLQLAELEGEFMLNEFITRQRRRELSDRLNLSDQQVKIWFQNRRMKKKRLLLREQALTFF; this is encoded by the exons ATGGGCGAGCATAATCTCCTTAATCCTGGGTTTGTGGGACCTTTGGTAAACATCCACACTGGAGATACGTTTTACTTCCCGAATTTTAGAGCCTCAGGGGGACAACTGGCGGGGCTACCGTCTCTCTCGTACCCAAGAAGGGACAATGTGTGCTCCCTCCCGTGGAATCCATCGGAGTCGTGCAATGGATATCCTCAGTCCTACTTTGGTAGCCCTCTGTCCATTAATCCCTCTTTCAACCGATCTTGTGCTGAAACAGCCCGACCGGACGAGAAATGTTATTATGGCGGCAGCGGCGGCAACAGAGAGGCTTGCTCGGACGGCACAGTCAGCCTAAAACGAGAAGAGAGAACATCAGTATCATCAGATCACGGGGTGCACAATGGGATGGGCAACAGTAGTACCTACACCAAGTATGACTATGGCACCGAACATCTGACCCCAAACCCGCCGTCCTGTCAGTCTCTCGAATCCGATTCCAGCTCCTCAGTGCTCAACGATGGAGGAAAAAGCTCGGCAAGCGATACACAGACCCTGATATCGCCCTCAAATCACACGAGCAATATCTCAACAGGAGGAG GTGCCCCTTGGTATCCGATGCACACCCGGACTCGCAAGAAACGAAAGCCCTATTCTAAACTGCAGCTGGCTGAGCTGGAGGGCGAGTTCATGCTAAACGAATTCATCACTCGGCAACGGCGGAGGGAGTTGTCAGACCGGCTGAACCTTAGTGACCAACAGGTTAAGATCTGGTTTCAGAATCggagaatgaagaagaagagactGTTGCTGAGGGAACAGGCCTTAACCTTCTTTTAA